Proteins encoded by one window of Anopheles maculipalpis chromosome 2RL, idAnoMacuDA_375_x, whole genome shotgun sequence:
- the LOC126556064 gene encoding putative flavin-containing monoamine oxidase AofH: MFHSVATSTDEQQQTLPEHIKANDDEQTEPELLDLAIVGAGISGLMAARTVSDKRAGIQFRVFEKSAHPGGLLGGLKTRWITRHHYHAAALCRELNIPLTTVWRQSEVSDTRRTLQSIGPFREFEPSKPDGSVLASMREMLVRLESTRFMSELDCLCTVKFIPRNSENMDHFLCKKLLFEASRGFFRFLIKIGTGFYPSELTVSDCLRMLRSMSSASDLYGMLALRNGHLQPLGSPNWEVLIEQLVARVGHENVHYSTNIVQVEISSEQRHEIVSLTDSTGKRWRARYVILAVSCLDLLQISFRPTQPLYFQQPNSQLGLWSMANFTVRYPAPYWRDHGCTGCIFSPSQSLICHESGHNQLSGTYFAPLRGVVDDTERHLIRDTVLRLLRTNFNCRTMQKPLECSVEVHPIPFYFDVFPTFERCVIFASTNVSCWYRGFINGSIQGGIRAAILALLEIRPQTITFREVTDMQCIHFKYFQRRSAAVRFWYSLNLASACRFLLGTGAVLLTLGVCRMLFRAEFWTELSNGEVSV, encoded by the exons ATGTTTCATTCTGTGGCGACTTCGACCgatgagcagcagcaaacattgCCCGAGCACATAAAAGCGAACGATGACGAGCAAACGGAACCGGAGCTGCTCGATCTCGCCATCGTGGGTGCAGGCATCTCCGGTTTAATGGCGGCCCGAACGGTAAGCGACAAGCGTGCCGGCATACAGTTCCGagtgtttgaaaaatctgcCCATCCCGGCGGTTTGCTCGGTGGGCTGAAAACACGCTGGATAACGCGGCACCACTACCACGCGGCCGCCTTGTGCCGCGAGCTTAACATTCCCCTGACCACGGTGTGGCGTCAGTCGGAGGTAAGCGACACGCGGCGCACCCTACAATCGATCGGGCCATTCCGTGAGTTTGAACCGTCAAAGCCGGATGGGTCGGTTTTGGCGTCGATGCGAGAAATGTTGGTCCGTCTCGAAAGTACACGTTTTATGAGTGAGCTCGATTGTCTCTGCACGGTAAAGTTTATACCACGAAATTCGGAGAACATGGATCACTTTCTTTGCAAGAAGCTGCTGTTCGAAGCGTCACGtggattttttcgtttcctcATCAAAATTGGCACCGGGTTCTATCCGTCCGAGCTGACCGTGTCCGACTGTTTGCGGATGCTCCGGTCCATGTCGTCCGCGTCGGATCTGTACGGTATGCTTGCGTTACGGAACGGTCACCTGCAGCCGTTGGGTTCTCCAAACTGGGAAGTACTCATCGAACAGCTCGTTGCCCGTGTCGGGCACGAAAATGTGCATTATTCAACCAACATTGTGCAGGTGGAAATTAGCAGTGAACAGCGGCATGAAATTGTTTCCCTAACCGATTCGACCGGCAAGCGGTGGCGTGCCCGATACGTCATACTGGCCGTATCCTGTTTAGATCTGCTGCAAATTAGCTTCCGGCCCACCCAACCGCTCTACTTCCAGCAGCCCAACAGTCAGCTGGGACTTTGGTCGATGGCCAACTTTACCGTACGCTATCCGGCTCCGTACTGGCGTGATCACGGCTGCACCGGTTGCATCTTCAGCCCCTCCCAGTCCCTAATATGCCACGAATCGGGTCACAATCAATTATCCGGCACCTACTTCGCACCGCTGCGTGGCGTTGTGGACGATACCGAGCGCCATCTCATACGCGACACGGTACTAAGGCTGCTCCGGACGAACTTCAACTGCCGCACGATGCAGAAGCCGCTGGAATGTAGCGTCGAAGTTCACCCGATACCGTTCTACTTCGATGTGTTCCCAACGTTCGAACGGTGCGTCATATTTGCCTCCACCAACGTGAGCTGCTGGTACCGGGGCTTCATCAACGGGTCGATACAGGGTG GAATACGTGCCGCTATTTTGGCGCTGCTGGAGATCCGGCCGCAAACCATCACCTTCCGGGAGGTGACCGATATGCAGTGCATACACTTCAAGTACTTTCAACGCCGATCGGCTGCCGTACGGTTCTGGTACTCGTTGAATCTTGCCAGCGCGTGCCGCTTCCTGCTCGGTACCGGTGCGGTCCTGTTGACCTTAGGAGTTTGCCGCATGCTCTTCAGAGCTGAGTTTTGGACCGAATTGTCTAACGGTGAAGTGTctgtataa